The Procambarus clarkii isolate CNS0578487 chromosome 37, FALCON_Pclarkii_2.0, whole genome shotgun sequence nucleotide sequence aaaaggtgcagagagccagaatttgggtccaaaatatggctcgggtatcgaatttaggatatttgggatattttgaaaactgcaggggggtttgggcaaaatgttacccaccggtgctttctgtaattggcagatttttggtataaaaagtcggaatttctaactgcgaataggtgcagagagccagaatttgggtccaaaatatggctcaggtatcgaatttgggatgtttgggatattttgaaaactgcagaggggtttgggcaaaatgtgacacaccgccgctttcagtaattggtatatttttggtaaaaaaaagtcgtaatttcaaactgcgaataggtgcaaagagccagaatttgggtccaaaatatggctcaggtatcgaatttgggatgtttgggatattttgaaaactgcaggggggtttgggcaaaatgtgacccaccggtgctttcagtaattggcatatttttggtattaaaagtcggaatttcaaactgcgaatacgtgcagagccagaatgtggctccaaaatatggctcgggtatcgaaattgggatgttaattCTTTAAATTAGATTTAAAAGATTTTTATAAATACCTCAGCACATTAGAAACTTAGTTTGTGGCAGATACTGTAATAACAATGAACATAAGATTACATTACACTAGATTACATTAAGTCTACATTACACGATGGATTGTTCATATTTATTCAGTTAGCCTCAGGTACTTAATATGGGGCTCTTAGATCAAAATGCACTGCTTAATGCCATTTGTGAAGCCACAGCTTGAAAAATAGTGTTTAGAAAAGTGCTTTAAGGAAGTTAGCACTCAGGCTAACAGCAGATTTGAGGTCATGTTCTTGTAACCATTCGTGTATCATTCTGTAAACTTAGTATATCAACAGCAGAAAAAAAATAGAAGTACTAATGTTTTAATTTGTAGAATTAACATTGCTTATGACAAATAAAACCTCTTAATATAAATAAGTAAACTCTGTATTGAGACGGTATTAATTTTCTCATTGGCTTACATAATTGTCATAATTCTTTACCAGCTTCAGGTCTAGAGAGCTGTAGCGGGAGTGCGAAGATTCTGGGAGGGTTCCGGGAAGTTGGCCAGATCCTGGAGTCTTGGGACCCCACTAGTCCTCACTCCAGTCACTCACCCTTCAGGACTACCAGAACAAGCTCAGCAAAGGATACTACACCAGTCACAACCATTGTGTGTGATATCCACAAGGTTAATGGTTTGAATGGCGATGTGACCACATCTAATACGTACCCAGATTCCCTTCCCCCGCCAATCATAGACGGACTTGCAACTACAGTACTAGCTGAAACCATGTCAACAGCCATACCGATGCCCGTACCAGAACTACCATGTGCTTTTAATACCAAATAAGTGACTTTGTTTATGATAAAGACTAACCAGTTgtctgagtgtatatatatattaaattatataatataatggcaTTATATGTCAACAGCAACTGTTTTTGGAATAATCATAATtagtctctcttccccccctcctccctccctgtctctcccttctatctctttccccccctttctctcccttctatctctttcccccccctttctctcccttctatctctttcccccccctctctctctctctctctctctctctgggatcATGTCATgttacattaaatatgctttaagataccatctagaagaaaatgaggacattgaaacagttgataaacttgatttcaagggaGGACACTATGGAAAActtcaatgtttttttttatgagtgtaattggacagacttgctgCTAGGTAGCAAAGTAAGTGAGatatatgccaaattttgcaaaatatacgatgaaagcacacaaacattcatacctaaACAGAGATGCggtaccagaaaacaggatttgtTGAACAGAAATCAAGagggggccagagaccaaaagacacaaaaatggaatcaatactgtATAGGCAGAGGCCAAACctctcaaacataccagcgatacaaagatgcgagaaacaaccacacagcagtaaggagagagaggcagaaagaaattttttaaaaagggatagtgggaaaatgtaaaacagaaccaggcctattctacaaattcataaacaacaaattgcaggtaaaggataatatccagaggttgaacatgggaaacagattcatggaaaataaggaaatgtgtgaaacattaaacaaaaagttccaaagtgtgtttgtacaaaattaaatcttcagagaaccagacacaataagaattccagacatttagcacatagaggtgtctagagatgaaatgAAACAAATCCTCTTGAAGCTAAGAATaaataaagcagttggcccagatgaagTTTCATCCATGGGTTCCGAGAGAATgtacacctgagctcagcattccactttacCTGATTTTTCAAAcatcctgtgtacaggagtcacagcagatgtgtggaaaagggCTAACATAGTtataatctacaaaagtggcagcagggaagaccccctcaattatagacctgtgatcattgacaagtgtaatagtcaaaatattggaaaaaataattaaaaataaatggGTAGACCACCTGgaaagaaatgatataatatcagacagtgtggttttcaatctggaagatccagTGTATCGAATTTGCTCAGTTTCTATGAacaagccacagagattttacaggaaagagatgattgGGTTAATTGCATCTATCTGTATCTAAAAAAggttttcgacagagttccacataagaggttgttctggaaactagaacatattggaagggtgacaggtaagcttctagcatggatgaaaaattttgatagaataattcgcctgaagctgtcttcccagttcacgaaatcccatctagtccggacagctgcatcccaacggaagggattatacatcaacgagtgcttgactaggaacagacagcaactcctctaccgcctgcgtcaaatccgtcaacaaaacccagatgcgattcatcagtgcttcgttagagatggactgataaaggtgagaaaaaccgcagagggcaaaatgtttacaattactaaagaagagaacctcaacactttcctctcccaatgtggtttgtctcaccttattatcactcccagtgaattaacttaattaaccccctgtcaactagtggggctaggtatcctaagtctccttgtttcattttctgacttaatttttaacttactcttaactagtcatttactgaaattattattgagtgcattaatagttcttcaggtcttattaattatacagtcataactgaactatttatagttaataatcattagattaaatttgcctatgtttattattcaacttttctttgatttcatttattacctaggttgcctagcctcgccatgctcccttactccattgtacccctggctttgcttgcatctcaaattgcaaattgttacttacagtgtacctgagagtgcttgtaagcaatctacctcatttttcatttttgctcaatttgtttttgtattgcttagtcttgtttatatttttgtatttctatatcttgtgttttgtatagtccatgtttatatgttttttctttaatctcatttattacctaggttgcctagcctcgccatactctcttactccattgtacccctgtaagccccttgtaagcaaccttttttttttttttttcattttgtgttttgtacagtattgtgtacatatttttccctattttatagcttatttctaccttgtaatttgcctttctttccttgtttttcctgcaatcagctttttttatgcagacaagtatagacccagaacttaacctcttatccactatctatgacaataatcactttaatgatcaaaattgcagatattttgcagcacatgatgtaaacaatgtattaactcataatcacaatatctctgtaatcaatttgaacgttagatccctaggtaaacacttcgatgatgttagtgccttgattgaaactattgacaacaaattctcttttattatacttactgaaacatggttgaaagaggatactactcaactctttaacatgcctaactactcagcaattcacaactgtcgtcaacttcagagaggtggtggcactgctctttactaccaccaagaactaacatgcttaaaagaaattagaactagagactgctttggggagtatatcttcgccagcttcagagtcaagggtgccgagtctgtcctgtctgtgggtgcagtttatagaattcctaacactaatgtgtccgaattcaactcaaaccttagaaatctaatacttgataacagactgaacaaaaaccacctaattatcgcaggggactttaatattgacctctgcgagcctgaacaccctacggctgttagcttcctcaactgtatgaattcctgcttcctcatacccttaatcactagacctactagaatcactgatagcactgccacgactctagatcacatctggacaaacataacctctccgcttacttcaggtataatcaccgatagcactacagaccattaccccacatttctcttaactaacattagcaaaccacctcttgagtcaagagagatacgttttagactgcacaatgaaactgctatagacaattttataactgctgctgataatgtcaactgggagtctgagttaggtaacatagaggacatcaacctagcagtgcaatcttttcttcaaaaaactcttagcctttataatacccactgtcctatgcttacaaaacaagtcacaaccaaaaggcttaacaatccctggcttacaaagggaatacttaaatctattaataaaaaaacatgaccttgagaagaagtataggttaggaattgtctccaaagaattctcaaagaattactcgttattgctatctaagataattagacgagccaaaactaaatactacgaagataattttacccaaataaagagcaacattaaacaaacttggagcacaatttcacaaatattgggaacaaagaagtctttaaataacaaaccgactctcctgtctaataacgatggtcagctttcagcctctgattctgctattgagttcaataggttcttctcttccattggttcatcccttgctaatgatattccatcttccagtacagacattaaggactatcttacaggtaactatccacagtctctgtacctaaagcctattaattccactgacgtcaatgagataatcctttcccttaaaaccaagtctggtgcccttgaggagataccaactttaatttacaaaaaagcctccagatctttagcccctgctattgctttgctcttcaacaagtcacttgaactccaaacctttccagatattctaaaaaaagcgagagtaacgcctgtccacaaatgtggtgatctcacagatgttaactacagacctatatcaatcctgccaaacttgtcaaaaatttttgaaaaactaatctataagcagctttactcatatctagccaaactcaatatacttagcccttgccaatatggcttcagacccaaaaaaagcactaacgatgcacttattagtatgcttaactcgattcatacagctcttgataaaaatgagttccctgttgggttatttgtggacctgcgtaaagcttttgatactgtcaaccaccataaccttcttcttaaattacatcattatggagtcagagggcactccctacaatacctcaaatcctaccttactgacaggctccaatatgtttctgtgaataatacaatttctcccaccctacccatcaacattggtgttcctcagggcaacatacttggccctctcctctttctcatctacattaatgaccttccaaatgcctcccaacacctcaaactaattctatttgctgacgacacaaccttcatttactccagtcctgatccccttgctctaaatgccacagtaaatactgagctaaataaagtccatctttggctaactgccaacaaactcacccttaacattgacaaaactttctatattctgtttggcaataaatcctctaatcaaataaatctcaaaataaacaatacccaaatttgtaacaaattagatggcaaattccttggcattctcattgaccacaagctgaatttccagggacacattctaaatatatcaaaaaaagtttcaaaaactgtgggcattctttctaagatcatatattatgtaccacgcccttccctggtgactctctattactcccttatctatccatatctcaactatggtagttgtgcttggggctctactacccaaaatcacttacgtcctctaattactcaacacaaagctgctatgaggacaatatccaactctggccccagacatcactcggtacccctactaaaatctctgaatatgttagacattaagtcactgcacattctctcatgtgtattatacatatataaaacgctaaactataatgccaatcctgatctcaaaagcttcatagaaggttgtaacagaacccatgagcaccacaccagaaataaatacagttttgatattcctagagtacgacttaatcaaactagaaatgctctacaaatcaaggggcccaaaatgtggaatgaccttcccaaccatgttaaagactgtacctctctcaaccagtttaagttaaaaacgaagctatacctaataaattccctgtaacctaccttaccctcctattgtcaaccaatgtctgtttttctttaaagtgcgctgtttgtcgacataattgtatttgtgctgctttttcatctatgttttcatttcttgttttcattctactcattatgctcaattagtattaagcttgtcatttaagttttcatgcccgaaacgctttgcgtaatagtggctttaggcattgtatgtactagctctacctataagtcaaccaatcttcgtaaaaatttattgtatgtatgtaccttacctaaataaacattttattttattttattttatttttattaaaaatgagggcagtaatcagatgcaatgtattggactggagaaatgttacaagtggagtaccacagaggtCAGTTCTTGTACCGgtgatcttaaggttatcttaagatgatttcggggcattttagtgtccccgcggcccggtcctcgaccaggcctccacccccaggaagcagcccgtgacagctgactaacacccaggtacctattttactgctaggtaacaggggcatagggtgaaaaactctgctcattgtttctcggcggcacctgggatcgaacccaggaccacaggatcacaagtccagcgtgctgtccgctcggccgaccggctcccaatgttTATTGGGAGCCGAATGTTGACAATGTTCATTGTCGACATAAATGATCTGCCAGATGGaacacagaattatatgaacatgtttgctgaggatgctaagataataggaaggataagaaacttagatgattgtaatgtccttcaagaagacctggacaaaataagtatctggagcaccacttggcaaatggaatttaatgtgaataaatgccatgttatggaatgtggaataggagaacatagaccccacacaacctataaattatgtgagaaatctttaaagaattttgatagttttctatttagaaccacctctagatctccatcacctgaggaccacattaagagcaTTGTGCAAGgatcctatgctacgctttctaacttcagaattggttttaaatacatggatagcgaaatactaaagaaattgttcatgacttttattaggccaaagctagaatatgcagcagttgtatggtgcccatgtcTTTAgacgcacatcaacaaactggaaaaggtgcaaagacatgctaataagtggctcccagaactaaggggcaagagctatgagaagttaggcattaaatataccaaaactagaagatagaagaaaaagaggtgatatgatcactacatacaaaatagtaacaggaattgatataaTTGATAGGAAAGATTTCCTGAGGTCATAGCTTTaagactaactaaacaaagatgccgaagaaatataagaaaattctatatcgcaaatagtggtagatggttggaacaagttaggcaagGTGGTGGTGGCCAAAATCGttggtaatttcaaagcgttatatgacagagtgctggggagaccacgagcgtagctctcatcctgtaactacacttgggtaattacacactcaCTCccgctccctccctcttcccctctcactTTTTCTCAATTCGTATCTTTCTTTTTCCATCTTCCCTTCTCTCTCGTTCCTATATTTCCTTCCATCTCTTTACGTAGTTAATATATATTCATTCCAGCCCAATAGTTCagttatataaataattattatttttacaaGCACTTACTCtgccataaa carries:
- the LOC123746936 gene encoding uncharacterized protein isoform X2: MLGSEGYFSSGVASMCHHCGRDGCSKTLRTHSIYTVPEETRYSLLQPQLEINPSHPTIMKPNELRNSNPRLAELTAKQECGTCGQVLDQRSQGLESCSGSAKILGGFREVGQILESWDPTSPHSSHSPFRTTRTSSAKDTTPVTTIVCDIHKVNGLNGDVTTSNTYPDSLPPPIIDGLATTVLAETMSTAIPMPVPELPCAFNTK
- the LOC123746936 gene encoding uncharacterized protein isoform X1, whose translation is MLGSEGYFSSGVASMCHHCGRDGCSKTLRTHSIYTVPEETRYSLLQPQLEINPSHPTIMKPNELRNSNPRLAELTAKQECGTCGQVLDQRSQASGLESCSGSAKILGGFREVGQILESWDPTSPHSSHSPFRTTRTSSAKDTTPVTTIVCDIHKVNGLNGDVTTSNTYPDSLPPPIIDGLATTVLAETMSTAIPMPVPELPCAFNTK